Proteins from a single region of Papaver somniferum cultivar HN1 unplaced genomic scaffold, ASM357369v1 unplaced-scaffold_70, whole genome shotgun sequence:
- the LOC113343946 gene encoding uncharacterized protein LOC113343946, producing MKFGKFCKGQLKSLSSLMHSCLIPDTICYNRKKRKLLRKPGIQGVFPLAVTRSGHNILSKFIYNWKKRKPHGRIPGKFHNFVQKRDKKEHYRGQIPLWDWLFLTMQVTLMKEVVYMQTVLPEKNLKELEPKKLSNWRQNV from the exons ATGAAGTTCGGTAAATTCTGCAAAGGTCAATTAAAATCTTTATCAAGTCTAATGCATTCTTGCCTAATTCCAGATACTATTTGTTACAACCGGAAAAAAAGGAAACTTCTGAGAAAACCGGGGATTCAAGGTGTTTTCCCGTTAGCTGTTACTCGGTCTGGGCACAACATCCTTTCAAAATTTATCTACAATTGGAAAAAAAGAAAACCCCATGGAAGAATCCCCGGTAAATTTCATAATTTTGTCCAAAAGAGAGACAAGAAAGAGCACTACAGAG GGCAAATTCCGCTGTGGGACTGGCTATTTCTGACTATGCAGGTAACACTGATGAAGGAAGTGGTATACATGCAAACTGTTTTACCAGAGAAGAACTTGAAAGAACTGGAGCCAAAGAAGCTTTCCAATTGGCGACAAAATGTATAG
- the LOC113343966 gene encoding uncharacterized protein LOC113343966 isoform X2, translated as MGLSGGISLAWKKGVDLEIMHTSRHNFHAIIHTHSQESDFLLSCMYGSNNPLEYQEQWQYMLDMQPFVDLPWILLGDLNFTMSNSETQSSSQHPRQHSRMVRPIIQQLGLIDLGFSGSSTTWSNHRTGQDYTAVRLDRALVNVMWLNYYFMAHLMHIPHVASNHSPILLATSTEFQSCISDEENNMLLQLPSEKRSKMWCFKLSRGFHLGMMDFRLPSIKNVGLQLEPRRLSAVFRSFSSSSSTASAYSSTIQYCFRSSSDQMPQFSKWIKFNRIIGGLKRSISLDGIRTTCCFQRST; from the exons A TGGGTCTGTCTGGTGGTATTTCTTTGGCTTGGAAAAAAGGTGTGGACCTAGAAATCATGCATACATCTAGACATAATTTTCATGCTATCATTCATACTCATTCACAAGAATCGGATTTTCTTTTGAGTTGTATGTATGGTTCTAATAATCCTCTTGAGTATCAAGAACAATGGCAGTACATGCTTGATATGCAACCTTTTGTTGACTTACCCTGGATATTATTGGGAGATTTGAACTTTACGATGTCAAACTCTGAGACTCAAAGTTCGTCTCAGCATCCTCGTCAACATTCTAGGATGGTCAGACCTATTATTCAACAATTAGGTCTTATAGATTTGGGCTTTTCGGGGTCTTCTACAACTTGGTCTAATCACAGAACGGGACAAGATTATACAGCTGTTAGACTTGATCGAGCACTGGTAAACGTTATGTGGCTCAACTATTATTTTATGGCTCATCTCATGCATATTCCGCATGTGGCTTCAAATCACTCTCCCATCCTTTTGGCTACATCAACAG AATTTCAGAGTTGCATTTCAGATGAAGAAAACAATATGCTTTTGCAACTTCCCTCAGAGAAGAGATCAAAGATGTGGTGTTTTAAATTAAGTCGTGGTTTTCACCTGGGAATGATGGATTTCAGGCTGCCTTCTATCAAAAATGTTGGTCTACAGTTGGAACCGAG ACGATTGTCTGCTGTTTTTAGAAGCTTCTCCTCATCATCTTCGACAGCTTCAGcatattcttcaacaattcagTACTGCTTCAG GTCCTCAAGTGACCAAATGCCACAATTCAGCAAAtggatcaaattcaacagaatTATTGGTGGGCTAAAAAGAAGCATTTCATTGGATGGTATAAG GACAACATGTTGCTTCCAGAGGAGTACTTAA
- the LOC113343966 gene encoding uncharacterized protein LOC113343966 isoform X1: MGLSGGISLAWKKGVDLEIMHTSRHNFHAIIHTHSQESDFLLSCMYGSNNPLEYQEQWQYMLDMQPFVDLPWILLGDLNFTMSNSETQSSSQHPRQHSRMVRPIIQQLGLIDLGFSGSSTTWSNHRTGQDYTAVRLDRALVNVMWLNYYFMAHLMHIPHVASNHSPILLATSTEFQSCISDEENNMLLQLPSEKRSKMWCFKLSRGFHLGMMDFRLPSIKNVGLQLEPRRLSAVFRSFSSSSSTASAYSSTIQYCFRSSSDQMPQFSKWIKFNRIIGGLKRSISLDGIRFSFYTWNCCNNVAYTEIQMSSYLSTGTD, from the exons A TGGGTCTGTCTGGTGGTATTTCTTTGGCTTGGAAAAAAGGTGTGGACCTAGAAATCATGCATACATCTAGACATAATTTTCATGCTATCATTCATACTCATTCACAAGAATCGGATTTTCTTTTGAGTTGTATGTATGGTTCTAATAATCCTCTTGAGTATCAAGAACAATGGCAGTACATGCTTGATATGCAACCTTTTGTTGACTTACCCTGGATATTATTGGGAGATTTGAACTTTACGATGTCAAACTCTGAGACTCAAAGTTCGTCTCAGCATCCTCGTCAACATTCTAGGATGGTCAGACCTATTATTCAACAATTAGGTCTTATAGATTTGGGCTTTTCGGGGTCTTCTACAACTTGGTCTAATCACAGAACGGGACAAGATTATACAGCTGTTAGACTTGATCGAGCACTGGTAAACGTTATGTGGCTCAACTATTATTTTATGGCTCATCTCATGCATATTCCGCATGTGGCTTCAAATCACTCTCCCATCCTTTTGGCTACATCAACAG AATTTCAGAGTTGCATTTCAGATGAAGAAAACAATATGCTTTTGCAACTTCCCTCAGAGAAGAGATCAAAGATGTGGTGTTTTAAATTAAGTCGTGGTTTTCACCTGGGAATGATGGATTTCAGGCTGCCTTCTATCAAAAATGTTGGTCTACAGTTGGAACCGAG ACGATTGTCTGCTGTTTTTAGAAGCTTCTCCTCATCATCTTCGACAGCTTCAGcatattcttcaacaattcagTACTGCTTCAG GTCCTCAAGTGACCAAATGCCACAATTCAGCAAAtggatcaaattcaacagaatTATTGGTGGGCTAAAAAGAAGCATTTCATTGGATGGTATAAG ATTCTCCTTTTATACATGGAATTGTTGCAACAATGTGGCATATACGGAGATACAGATGTCAAGTTATCTTTCAACAGGCACAGATTAA